The Argentina anserina chromosome 3, drPotAnse1.1, whole genome shotgun sequence genome includes a region encoding these proteins:
- the LOC126787615 gene encoding uncharacterized protein LOC126787615, whose amino-acid sequence MQKAKEYLDLTDHDSEVVSQLDIAAHRVGDESCFYEAFALRGIRVDRVEPGLVVCTFKVPPRLTDRAGNFASGAIANLVDVVGNSTVYYLGRPMNVSVDMTISYVSKAKIDDELEITSKRLGERGRYLGTMVLLRNKATGEIIAEGRHSLFRSNVVPKL is encoded by the exons ATGCAGAAGGCGAAGGAGTACCTGGATCTCACCGACCACGACTCGGAGGTCGTGTCACAACTCGACATTGCTGCTCACCGAGTCGGGGACGAGTCGTGCTTCTACGAGGCTTTCGCTCTTAGAGGCATCCGGGTCGACCGAGTCGAACCCGGACTCGTCGTCTGTACTTTCAAGGTCCCTCCTCGCCTCACC GACAGAGCTGGAAATTTTGCCAGTGGTGCAATTGCAAAccttgttgatgttgttgGTAATTCTACAGTCTATTATCTTGGTCGCCCGATGAACGTTTCAGTAGACATGACCATCTCGTATGTGTCAAAGGCAAAGATTGAT GATGAGCTAGAGATCACCTCAAAGAGGTTGGGAGAAAGAGGACGTTATTTAGGAACAATGGTGCTCCTGAGAAATAAAGCAACTGGGGAGATCATTGCTGAAGGTCGACACTCATTGTTTCGTTCAAATGTTGTTCCCAAACTCTAA
- the LOC126787613 gene encoding uncharacterized protein LOC126787613 isoform X2, producing MDESMETRVKESLRQLPMTQQQSEAMSRLPDESNIYDYIAVTGIRVDQVEPGLVVSTFKDGAGNLSNGAIANIVDIVAHSPIYVVGQPANVSVDISISYVSTAKVNDELEITSTVLGQRGRYSAILVCLKNKATGEIIAEGRHSMFLSKVVPKL from the exons ATGGATGAGAGTATGGAGACGCGGGTCAAGGAGTCTCTGCGGCAGCTGCCGATGACTCAGCAACAGTCAGAGGCCATGTCGCGACTCCCAGACGAGTCCAACATCTACGATTATATCGCTGTTACGGGAATCCGAGTCGACCAGGTTGAACCCGGACTCGTCGTCTCCACTTTCAAG GACGGAGCTGGGAATTTGTCCAATGGCGCAATTGCGAACATTGTTGATATAGTAGCTCATTCTCCGATTTACGTTGTGGGTCAACCTGCGAATGTCTCAGTCGACATCTCCATCTCATATGTGTCAACTGCAAAGGTCAAT GATGAGTTGGAGATCACCTCGACAGTGTTGGGACAAAGGGGACGTTACTCTGCAATACTTGTGTGCCTGAAAAACAAAGCAACTGGGGAGATCATTGCTGAAGGTCGGCATTcgatgtttctttcaaaagttGTTCCCAAGCTATGA
- the LOC126787609 gene encoding serine/arginine-rich splicing factor SR45a isoform X1, with product MSYSRRSRYSPSPSPSLKRYRSPSPSPRRYRSISRSVSRSMSRSRSPSVENPGNNLYVTGLSPRITRRELEKHFASEGKVIDVHLVVDPWTRESRGFGFVTMENVDVADRCIKYLDRSVLEGRVITVEKARRRRGRTPTPGRYLGLRTVRGHRRSPSYSPSRRSPTYSPYRRSFSRSPSYSSDQGRSRSYSPPYRRRRSYSPDYRRRRSYSRSSSPYGRSPVRYREHSYSPYGREYSPDDSYYGRRRRYHSISPRPRRSSRRSYSPVSPRRRWNSRRSYSRSVSLRPRRVSRKSYSPSVSPEPRRRSSRRSYSRSVSPIYRSSRSHKSSALRKYSRSCSRSRSPSVSASSRFMSRSASPRSTSPST from the exons ATGTCGTACTCAAGAAGGTCAAGGTACTCCCCCTCCCCCTCTCCTTCGCTGAAGCGTTACAGGTCCCCATCTCCTTCCCCGAGGCGATACAGGTCCATTTCTAGGTCTGTTTCGAGGTCCATGTCCAGGTCAAG GAGCCCGTCTGTGGAGAATCCTGGGAACAATTTGTATGTGACTGGATTGTCACCTCGGATTACGAGGAGAGAGCTTGAGAAGCATTTTGCGTCAGAGGGAAAA GTGATTGATGTCCATCTTGTGGTTGATCCGTGGACAAGGGAATCTCGTGGATTTGGGTTTGTTACCATGGAAAATGTTGATGTAGCTGACCGGTGCATCAAATATCTAGATCGCTCTGTACTTGAAGGTCGAGTGATTACAGTGGAGAAG GCTAGAAGGCGGAGAGGTCGAACTCCCACTCCAGGGAGGTACCTTGGGCTGCGAACAGTTCGTG GACATCGGCGAAGCCCCAGCTACTCCCCTTCTCGCAGGTCTCCTACCTACTCTCCTTACAGGAGGAGCTTCAGTCGGTCGCCCAGTTACTCATCTGACCAAGGTAGGAGCAGATCCTACTCTCCACCATACAGAAGGCGGAGATCTTACTCTCCTGATTATCGGCGGCGCAGGTCTTATTCTCGCTCAAGCTCTCCTTACGGCAGATCCCCAGTGAGATATCGTGAGCACTCCTACTCCCCTTACGGCAGGGAGTACTCACCAGATGACTCTTACTATGGAAGGAGGCGACGCTATCACTCTATTTCACCCAGGCCCCGGAGGAGCTCAAGGAGGAGTTATTCTCCTGTCTCACCTAGGCGTAGGTGGAACTCTAGGAGGAGCTACTCTCGCAGTGTCTCGCTAAGACCTAGGAGGGTTTCCCGGAAAAGTTACTCACCAAGTGTGTCTCCTGAGCCTAGGAGGAGGAGCTCGAGGAGGAGTTACTCTCGGAGTGTATCTCCTATATACAGGAGCTCAAGGTCCCACAAGAGTTCGGCCCTGCGAAAATATTCCAGGAGCTGCTCTAGGAGTCGAAGTCCAAGTGTGAGTGCAAGTTCTAGATTTATGTCAAGATCTGCTAGTCCTAGATCTACCTCGCCTTCAACTTGA
- the LOC126787604 gene encoding probable anion transporter 4, chloroplastic has product MNTTIRASYLSLSPRRNIPQPEFHLPQLPPRYVDSPNCFFNGFRNIWPADSALRARLRHVSAGLRGVQSRRVRASSKDAQFGSFSDGREAQAPSFGEFITSERVKVVAMLALALALCNADRVVMSVAIVPLSLSNGWSRSFAGIVQSSFLWGYLVSPIAGGTLVDYYGGKVVMAWGVALWSMATFLTPWAAETSLWLLLAMRALLGIAEGVALPCMNNMVARWFPKTERSRAVGIAMAGFQLGSSVGLMLSPILMSQGGVFGPFVIFGLSGFLWVLVWLSATSSTPDRSPQISKYELDYIQSEKQKSFLGENKPKTTRVIPPFRRLLSKPPTWAIVVANAMHSWGFFVFLSWMPIYFNSVYHVDLRQAAWFSAVPWTVMAVMGYIGGLWSDILIRNGTTVTMTRKIMQSIGFIGPGIALVGLTTAKGPSVASAWLTLAVGLKSFSHSGFLVNLQEIAPQYSGVLHGISNTAGTFAAIVGTVGAGFFVELVGSFQGFLLFTSLLYVLAALFYIVYSTGERVNFDEPTPI; this is encoded by the exons ATGAACACCACAATCCGCGCTTCttatctctctctttctccccgCCGGAATATTCCCCAGCCGGAATTTCACCTTCCGCAGCTTCCTCCGCGTTATGTCGACTCGCCTAATTGTTTCTTCAACGGCTTCCGGAACATTTGGCCGGCTGATTCTGCGCTGAGAGCTCGGCTCCGGCATGTCTCGGCGGGCCTCCGCGGTGTCCAATCGAGACGAGTTAGGGCTTCGTCTAAGGACGCTCAGTTCGGCTCGTTCTCGGACGGGCGCGAAGCTCAGGCGCCGAGCTTCGGTGAGTTTATCACTTCGGAGAGAGTCAAAGTGGTGGCGATGCTCGCTCTGGCTTTAGCTCTGTGCAATGCTGACCGGGTTGTGATGTCGGTGGCAATTGTGCCGTTGTCGCTCTCCAACGGTTGGAGCCGATCGTTCGCCGGAATTGTTCAG TCGTCGTTCCTTTGGGGGTACCTTGTATCTCCTATAGCTGGTGGGACACTTGTGGACTACTATGGCGGTAAGGTTGTCATGGCCTGGGGAGTGGCTTTGTGGTCTATGGCTACGTTCCTTACACCTTGGGCGGCTGAAACTTCTTTATGGCTTCTCCTCGCAATGAGAGCTCTCCTTGGCATTGCGGAAGGCGTGGCACTTCCTTGCATGAACAACATGGTAGCGAG atGGTTCCCTAAGACAGAACGATCCAGGGCTGTTGGAATTGCAATGGCTGGATTTCAGCTTGGAAGTTCAGTAGGACTAATGCTATCTCCAATTCTCATGTCACAAGGCGGTGTGTTTGGaccatttgtgatttttggTTTATCTGGATTTCTTTGGGTTTTGGTATGGTTATCTGCAACATCAAGCACTCCAGACCGCAGTCCTCAGATATCAAAATATGAACTGGATTACATACAGAGCGAGAAGCAGAAATCCTTTCTGGgggaaaataaacctaaaacaACCAGAGTGATCCCTCCTTTCAGACGCTTGCTTTCTAAGCCTCCAACCTGGGCCATAGTAGTTGCAAATGCCATGCATAGCTGG ggtttttttgtttttctttcctgGATGCCCATCTACTTCAACTCT GTGTATCATGTCGACCTCAGACAAGCAGCTTGGTTTAGTGCCGTTCCATGGACGGTCATGGCAGTCATGGGATATATCGGTGGTTTGTGGTCAGACATATTGATACGAAATGGTACAACTGTCACAATGACTCGAAAGATCATGCAG TCAATCGGTTTCATAGGTCCTGGGATTGCTCTTGTAGGTTTAACTACAGCAAAAGGCCCATCAGTTGCATCTGCTTGGCTTACTTTAGCAGTTGGACTTAAATCCTTTAGTCACTCTGGCTTTCTTGTGAATCTTCAG GAGATCGCTCCACAGTATTCTGGTGTTTTACATG GGATATCAAATACTGCCGGTACATTTGCTGCTATTGTGGGAACAGTTGGGGCTGGGTTTTTTGTCGAATTGGTGGGTTCTTTCCAAGGATTTCTGTTGTTCACGTCACTGTTATATGTTCTTGCTGCCCTTTTCTACATCGTATATTCTACTGGAGAGAGAGTAAattttgatgaaccaa CTCCCATATGA
- the LOC126787607 gene encoding calmodulin-binding receptor-like cytoplasmic kinase 2: MKKARSPHHKKNQFSDFHFEDDYTNKTKQQSRSHSTLKHIKAAVKKVFTVLLFRRKVNSKASVSVIDPRRNSSSIKGVSSSTDRSSGSTDTKNSSKFKLSGSYGSSATLSGIIETKNFSYEEIFKATEKFSEANRIGEGAFGTVYRGRLGDGSLVAVKRAKKTSSDKLLQLEFKNEILTLSMIEHLNLVRLYGYLEHADERIILVEYVGNGNLREHLDGTRGNGLEMAERLDIAIDVAHAVTYLHMYTDPPIIHRDIKSLNILITEKLRAKVADFGFARLSADSDATHISTQVKGTAGYLDPEYLKTYQLTEKSDVYSFGVLLVELMTGRRPIEPNKPNNERLTTRWAIQTLKRGEAILVMDPRLRRNAASTMAMEKVLTLAHKCLAPLRQSRPSMKNCGEVLWGIRKEFREKAFPPPPPTPSHYSANYPVRDPMMTRQHTFGIEDDDKYKFISA, encoded by the exons ATGAAGAAAGCACGTAGTCCTCATCACAAGAAGAATCAATTCTCCGATTTTCACTTTGAAGATGACTACACTAATAAAACTAAGCAACAGAGCAGAAGCCATTCTACCCTGAAGCATATCAAGGCTGcagtgaagaaagttttcacagtTCTTCTTTTTCGAAGAAAGGTCAACTCCAAGGCTTCTGTTTCTGTAATTGATCCAAGAAGAAACAGTAGTAGTATCAAAGGAGTCTCCT CTTCAACCGATCGTTCATCAGGGAGTACTGACACTAAGAACTCTTCAAAGTTCAAGTTATCTGGGTCCTATGGTTCTTCTGCTACCCTGAGTGGGATAATTGAGACGAAAAATTTCTCATACGAAGAGATTTTCAAGGCTACTGAAAAGTTTTCTGAAGCAAATAGAATTGGTGAGGGTGCTTTTGGGACAGTTTACAGGGGAAGGCTTGGGGATGGATCTCTTGTTGCTGTAAAGCGTGCCAAGAAG ACATCATCTGACAAGCTCTTACAATTGGAGTTCAAGAATGAAATACTCACCTTGTCCATGATTGAGCATCTGAACCTGGTAAGATTATATGGGTATTTGGAGCATGCGGACGAGCGGATAATTTTGGTCGAATATGTTGGCAATGGAAACCTACGGGAACATCTGGATG GTACGCGAGGAAATGGACTTGAAATGGCAGAACGTTTAGACATTGCAATTGATGTGGCTCATGCAGTTACCTACCTTCACATGTACACAG ATCCTCCAATAATCCATAGAGAcataaaatcgttaaacatcCTCATCACAGAGAAGTTACGGGCGAAAGTGGCGGACTTTGGGTTTGCACGGTTGTCTGCAGACTCTGATGCAACTCATATATCGACTCAGGTTAAAGGAACGGCAGGCTACTTGGATCCTGAGTACCTCAAGACTTATCAGCTTACCGAAAAGAGTGATGTTTATTCCTTTGGTGTGTTGCTTGTAGAATTAATGACAGGAAGACGACCAATCGAACCCAACAAGCCAAACAACGAAAGATTAACAACAAGATGG GCAATCCAAACATTAAAACGAGGAGAAGCTATACTCGTCATGGATCCAAGGCTACGGAGAAACGCGGCATCAACCATGGCAATGGAGAAAGTCCTCACTCTAGCTCACAAGTGCCTTGCACCTTTAAGACAATCAAGACCCTCTATGAAAAACTGTGGCGAAGTATTATGGGGGATACGCAAGGAATTCAGAGAGAAAGccttccctcctcctcctcctacaCCCTCTCACTACTCTGCCAATTATCCTGTGAGAGATCCTATGATGACCAGGCAGCACACATTTGGGATCGAAGATGATGATAAGTATAAATTTATCTCTGCATAA
- the LOC126787609 gene encoding serine/arginine-rich splicing factor SR45a isoform X2 has translation MSYSRRSRYSPSPSPSLKRYRSPSPSPRRYRSISRSVSRSMSRSRSPSVENPGNNLYVTGLSPRITRRELEKHFASEGKVIDVHLVVDPWTRESRGFGFVTMENVDVADRCIKYLDRSVLEGRVITVEKCFWQQVSCV, from the exons ATGTCGTACTCAAGAAGGTCAAGGTACTCCCCCTCCCCCTCTCCTTCGCTGAAGCGTTACAGGTCCCCATCTCCTTCCCCGAGGCGATACAGGTCCATTTCTAGGTCTGTTTCGAGGTCCATGTCCAGGTCAAG GAGCCCGTCTGTGGAGAATCCTGGGAACAATTTGTATGTGACTGGATTGTCACCTCGGATTACGAGGAGAGAGCTTGAGAAGCATTTTGCGTCAGAGGGAAAA GTGATTGATGTCCATCTTGTGGTTGATCCGTGGACAAGGGAATCTCGTGGATTTGGGTTTGTTACCATGGAAAATGTTGATGTAGCTGACCGGTGCATCAAATATCTAGATCGCTCTGTACTTGAAGGTCGAGTGATTACAGTGGAGAAG TGTTTCTGGCAGCAGGTTAGCTGTGTGTAG
- the LOC126787614 gene encoding uncharacterized protein LOC126787614, with protein MMKKAKKFLEVSKQQSETVAGLAVPELRQGEATMYNIFALRGIRVDRIEPGLVVCTFKVPLRLLDRNGKFASGAIANLVDVVGSCVIFVSGAPMNVTVEMSISYLSTAKLNDELEITSRLLGQKGGYSGTIVLMRNKVTGEIISEGRHSLFRSRRVYGKL; from the exons ATGATGAAAAAGGCTAAAAAGTTTCTTGAGGTGAGCAAGCAACAGTCGGAGACGGTGGCTGGACTGGCCGTGCCAGAACTCCGGCAAGGTGAGGCGACCATGTACAATATTTTCGCTCTAAGAGGGATCCGAGTTGACCGAATCGAACCCGGGCTCGTTGTGTGTACTTTCAAGGTGCCTCTACGACTCCTT GATAGAAATGGAAAGTTTGCGAGTGGTGCCATTGCGAACCTGGTTGATGTAGTTGGTAGCTGCGTCATTTTTGTTTCCGGTGCTCCGATGAATGTCACGGTGGAGATGTCCATTTCGTACTTGTCAACGGCAAAGCTTAAT GATGAGTTAGAGATAACATCAAGGTTGCTAGGACAGAAAGGAGGTTACTCTGGAACAATAGTTCTCATGAGAAATAAGGTAACTGGAGAAATTATCTCCGAGGGTCGACATTCCTTGTTTCGTTCCCGACGTGTATATGGCAAGCTATGA
- the LOC126787601 gene encoding alpha-glucan phosphorylase 2, cytosolic: MAEPNGQASKIPAAANPLAEEPTKIASNINYHANFSPHFSPFKFEPEQAYYATAESVRDHLIQNWNETYLHFHNKNPKQTYYLSMEYLQGRALTNAIGNLNVQSAYAEALNKLGHDLENIREQEKDAALGNGGLGRLASCFLDSMATLNLPAWGYGLRYRYGLFKQRIAKDGQEETAEDWLEKFSPWEVVRHDVVYPIRFFGRVHVNPDGSRKWVEGEVLQALAYDVPIPGYKTKNTISLRLWDAKARSEDFNLFQFNDGQYEPAAQLHSRAQQICAVLYPGDATEEGKLLRLKQQFFLCSASLQDIIFRFKERKQGAELKWSEFPTKVAVQMNDTHPTLAIPELIRLLLDEEGLGWDEAWDVTSRTVAYTNHTVLPEALEKWSQTVMWKLLPRHMEIIQEIDKRFIELVRSTRKDLESKIPTMCVLDNNPQKPVVRMANLCVVSAHTVNGVAELHSDILKKELFADYVSIWPSKFQNKTNGITPRRWLKFCSPELSNIITKWLKTDEWATNLDLLVGLRKLADDAKLQEEWASAKMANKKRLAQYVEHVTGVKIDPNSLFDIQVKRIHEYKRQLLNILGAIYRYKKLKEMSPEERKKATPRTVMIGGKAFATYTNAKRIVKLVNDVGAVVNTDPEVNNYLKVVFVPNYNVSVAELLIPGSELSQHISTAGMEASGTSNMKFSLNGCLIIGTLDGANVEIREEVGEENFFLFGATADEVPKLRKDRENGLFKPDPRFEEAKKFIRSGAFGSYDYNPLLDSLEGNSGFGRADYFLVGHDFAAYLDAQARVDEAYKDRKKWLKSSILSTAGSGKFSSDRTIAQYAKEIWKIEECRVP; encoded by the exons ATGGCGGAACCGAACGGCCAAGCATCCAAGATTCCGGCGGCGGCGAATCCGCTGGCGGAGGAGCCGACCAAGATTGCGTCCAACATCAACTACCACGCCAATTTCAGCCCTCACTTCTCGCCGTTCAAGTTCGAGCCGGAGCAGGCCTACTACGCCACCGCCGAGAGCGTCCGCGACCATCTGATCCAG AATTGGAACGAGACCTACCTGCATTTCCACAACAAGAATCCGAAGCAGACTTACTACTTGTCCATGGAGTATCTTCAAGGACGAGCCTTGACCAATGCCATTGGGAATCTCAATGTTCAGAGTGCCTATGCTGAAGCTTTGAACAAGCTGGGACATGACCTCGAGAACATTAGGGAGCAG gaaAAGGACGCTGCGCTTGGGAATGGTGGCCTGGGAAGGCTTGCTTCGTGCTTTCTAGACTCCATGGCGACGTTGAATTTGCCGGCTTGGGGGTATGGTTTGAGGTACAGATATGGTCTGTTTAAGCAACGGATTGCCAAGGATGGCCAAGAAGAAACTGCTGAGGATTGGCTGGAG AAATTCAGTCCTTGGGAAGTAGTCAGGCATGATGTTGTTTACCCAATCAGATTCTTTGGTCGTGTTCATGTTAATCCTGATGGATC GCGAAAGTGGGTAGAGGGAGAGGTTCTGCAAGCTCTGGCTTATGATGTTCCAATTCCAGGATACAAAACCAAGAACACTATTAGTCTTCGTCTATGGGACGCCAAAGCAAGGTCCGAGGATTTTAACCTCTTTCAGTTTAATGATGGTCAATACGAACCTGCTGCTCAGCTTCATTCTAGAGCTCAACAG ATTTGTGCTGTTTTATATCCTGGAGATGCTACAGAAGAAGGGAAACTTTTACGGCTGAAGCAACAATTCTTTCTCTGCAGTGCATCACTTCAG GACattattttcagattcaaGGAGAGGAAACAAGGGGCGGAGTTGAAATGGTCCGAGTTTCCGACCAAGGTTGCTGTCCAAATGAATGATACTCATCCTACACTTGCAATTCCGGAGCTAATTCGATTGCTTTTGGATGAGGAAGGACTTGGGTGGGATGAGGCATGGGATGTGACATCAAG GACTGTTGCTTATACTAATCACACGGTCCTTCCGGAAGCACTTGAGAAATGGTCACAGACAGTCATGTGGAAGCTTCTTCCTCGCCATATGGAAATCATACAAGAAATTGACAAAAGG TTTATTGAATTGGTGCGTTCTACAAGGAAAGATCTTGAGAGTAAAATTCCCACCATGTGCGTCTTGGATAACAATCCCCAAAAGCCTGTTGTGAGGATGGCTAATTTATGTGTGGTGTCTGCACATACG GTAAATGGTGTTGCTGAGCTGCATAGTGATATTTTAAAGAAAGAGTTATTTGCAGACTATGTCTCTATATGGCCATCCAAATTCCAAAACAAGACCAATGGTATTACTCCTCGAAGGTGGCTGAAGTTTTGCAGTCCTGAGCTCAGTAATATAATCACCAAATGGTTAAAAACAGATGAATGGGCAACCAATCTGGACCTACTTGTCGGTCTTCGAAAG TTAGCTGATGATGCAAAATTACAAGAGGAATGGGCGTCTGCCAAGATGGCTAATAAGAAACGTTTGGCACAGTACGTAGAGCATGTGACAGGTGTCAAGATTGACCCAAACAGTCTTTTTGACATACAAGTGAAGCGAATCCATGAGTATAAAAGACAGTTGCTTAATATTCTGGGTGCAATTTATAGATATAAGAAGCTAAAG GAGATGAGCCCTGAAGAGCGGAAGAAAGCAACTCCACGCACAGTAATGATTGGAGGAAAAGCATTTGCAACATAtacaaatgcaaaaagaatagTGAAGTTGGTAAATGATGTAGGTGCGGTGGTCAATACTGATCCTGAGGTCAATAACTACTTGAAG GTTGTTTTTGTTCCAAATTACAACGTATCTGTAGCTGAACTACTTATCCCTGGAAGTGAGCTATCACAACATATAAGTACTGCAGGAATGGAGGCAAGTGGTACAAGTAACATGAAATTCTCTCTGAACGGTTGCCTCATAATAGGAACACTGGATGGGGCTAATGTTGAAATCCGTGAGGAAGTTGGAGAGgaaaacttttttctttttggtgccACAGCGGATGAAGTTCCTAAGCTCCGCAAGGATAGAGAGAACGGACTG TTCAAACCAGATCCTCGGTTCGAAGAAGCCAAGAAGTTTATTAGGAGTGGAGCATTTGGGAGCTACGATTACAATCCGCTTCTCGATTCTTTGGAGGGAAACAGCGGTTTTGGTCGTGCTGATTATTTTCTTGTTGGCCATGACTTTGCGGCCTATTTAGATGCGCAAGCAAGAGTTGATGAAGCGTACAA GGATAGGAAGAAGTGGCTAAAGTCATCCATATTGAGCACAGCAGGGTCGGGCAAGTTCAGCAGCGACCGGACAATTGCTCAGTATGCCAAGGAAATCTGGAAAATCGAGGAGTGCCGTGTACCATAA
- the LOC126787613 gene encoding uncharacterized protein LOC126787613 isoform X1: MDESMETRVKESLRQLPMTQQQSEAMSRLPDESNIYDYIAVTGIRVDQVEPGLVVSTFKVPSRLTDGAGNLSNGAIANIVDIVAHSPIYVVGQPANVSVDISISYVSTAKVNDELEITSTVLGQRGRYSAILVCLKNKATGEIIAEGRHSMFLSKVVPKL, from the exons ATGGATGAGAGTATGGAGACGCGGGTCAAGGAGTCTCTGCGGCAGCTGCCGATGACTCAGCAACAGTCAGAGGCCATGTCGCGACTCCCAGACGAGTCCAACATCTACGATTATATCGCTGTTACGGGAATCCGAGTCGACCAGGTTGAACCCGGACTCGTCGTCTCCACTTTCAAGGTCCCTTCCCGCCTCACC GACGGAGCTGGGAATTTGTCCAATGGCGCAATTGCGAACATTGTTGATATAGTAGCTCATTCTCCGATTTACGTTGTGGGTCAACCTGCGAATGTCTCAGTCGACATCTCCATCTCATATGTGTCAACTGCAAAGGTCAAT GATGAGTTGGAGATCACCTCGACAGTGTTGGGACAAAGGGGACGTTACTCTGCAATACTTGTGTGCCTGAAAAACAAAGCAACTGGGGAGATCATTGCTGAAGGTCGGCATTcgatgtttctttcaaaagttGTTCCCAAGCTATGA
- the LOC126787457 gene encoding LOW QUALITY PROTEIN: uncharacterized protein LOC126787457 (The sequence of the model RefSeq protein was modified relative to this genomic sequence to represent the inferred CDS: deleted 1 base in 1 codon) — translation MSLLDRPLTPSRFIGLRLTNWLYISKFKLKFKTKIVGLYPEGSPSRNSRGHKANPGPGGGLEIVFNQQ, via the exons ATGAGTCTTCTTGATCGCCCATTGACCCCGTCCAG GTTCATAGGTTTACGTCTTACAAATTGGTTGTACATATCTAAgtttaaattgaaatttaagACTAAAATTGTAGGGCTTTACCCCGAAGGGAGCCCTTCCAGAAATTCTCGAGGGCACAAGGCT AACCCAGGCCCAGGAGGGGGTTTGGAAATAGTTTTCAACCAGCAATAG